A window of Methanothrix sp. genomic DNA:
CGAGAGCTTGATTTTTCTTGCGGTTTGCTGATAGCTGATGCGCCATCTCATAGTATGTCAGATTGTAGCGGTCGTCCTCCCATGCCTCCTTCTTCGCTGCCAGAGCATCGTTGTAGAGCTGCCTGCATGTCTCCAGCGTGTCCTCTAGCTTTTTGATCTGATCCTCAGTCGGATACAGCCGGAACTTGTAGGCAGATCTCATCTCGATCGTTGCTTCTCTATATTGCGTACGGGCTTACTCCGGCCTGAAGACCGGAGTTTGCGCCCTGTTACTCTCTATCAAGCGCACGGGCTATCTTGGATGCGATCGAATCCATCGATCTGAACCCGGGGGAGCGCATCTCAGTCCCATCAAGATATCTGTACAGCATGCTAAGCTCCGGGTCCACAGGAACAGATCCCAGGAACTCAACACCCATATCTCTGGCAGAGAGCTCACCATTTCCAGATCCGAATGCATCTATCCTCCCCCCGCAGTGCGGGCACACGAGACCGCTCATGTTCTCGACCATGCCTATTATGCGCACATTCATCTTCCTGAACATGTCGACAGATTTCTGCGTATCTAGAATGGCGACCTCCTGGGGTGTTGTGACGACCACAACTCCATCCAGATCCGGTATCAGCTGAACCAGGCTTATGGGCTCGTCGCTTGTTCCAGGCGGAAGATCCACGATCAGGTAGTCAAGATCCCCCCAGCAGACATCAGAGATGAACTGCTTTATTGCAGCCATCTTCATCGGCCCACGCCACACAACCGAGGTCCCGGATGTCGGAAGTATCAGAGCCATCGACACGACCTTGATGCTGCCAACGGTCGCAGGATGTATTCCATCAGGTCCAACTGTTAGATGGTCCTCCTCTATTCCCAGCAGCTTTGGTATGTTCGGTCCCGTTATATCCGCATCGAGCAAGCCGACAGTGTAACCCCTCTTCGCCAGCCAGATCGCGAGATACGCTGCCACAGTGCTTTTGCCCACACCCCCCTTGCCGCTTCCCACAAGCATCTTTCTTCTTATCCTCATCATGCGCTTCACTTCATCTGTGCAGGACCCGCGCGCATCACACCTGTCGCATGCCTTATCGCATTTGTCTTGCATGTCTCAGCCCTCTAAGCGGTGCTTCAAATACAGATGTGATCCGGATAAATCCCTTTGGATCATCGGTGCGCGCAGCGGAGGAGTGTTTGCCGTATTGTTTAAAAGCCCTGATCGCAGATCCTGCTCATTTTGTCTGAGGTTTGATGTGCGATGGCCTCTCTGCGCAAAAGCACTTGAATTAACTCAACGCAATATGCATCGAAAAGATATATTCATTTTTAAAATAATTTTTATAAAATATAATGGTGCATGCATCTTTACAATAGAAATGCGATGGTGATCGCCCTCTCTTTGTCACACCCCTAGAGAGGCTCATGCCTTGGATGCGCACCCTGGAAGCTCCACCGTCATTAGCACCCTGTCGGTCTCCTCGACCAGCCTCTCCTGCGTTACGCCGAGGATGCCCGCTAGGAGCGCTGCCCCTCCTGCGCCGACCCCCTCCTTCACGAAGCCCCTCGTGAACGCCTGGATCACGGGGATTCTGGATCTCTCAAGGCCGGGATCCACGACATAGTACGGCCATCCTGAATCCTCGACGATATCCCTGAAGCTGGCGCTTGGGTCGTCTGCAACATACTTCGTCGTGGCTATCGAGAAATCGCCCTCGATCCCAAGCCGCCTGGCCAGAAGCAGCACCGCAGCGAGCTGGGTTCCACCTGAGAGAACTACCCGCGTGGATGAGCCGATGCCTCTGAGAAGGCCTAAAGCGCATGGGATCATCGGATCTCCGAACTCCACGATCGCCCGCATGATGTCATCTCTGAATCCCCCTGGCTCTGCACCGCATCTCCTAAGGGCTTCCCTGACGATCTGCATCTTGAGCTCGATCGGATTCGCATCGAAGCTGCTGCTCACGCTCCCGTCGTATCCTATGGCGCGCAGCACTGCGAGAGCTGTGGTCGTGCCTCCGGCTATGGACTCTCCGATGAATATGCAGTCCGAGAGGGCCGATACCTTTCTTCCTAGCAGCGCGGCCCTCTCCATTATAAGAGGAGCCTCAGGCACGCCTGGAGCGTATCGTATATCTCCGCCCGCCGCGCCACCAAGCTCGACATACGGAACAGCGGGCTTCTTATCCAGACCGCTGGCAACGAAGAGCGCCGGCACACCGGTCATGCTCAGCGCAGCCCTTGTGATTATGCCTGGCGTCGGGCATCCGCCTGGCGTCTCCGGAAGCCCTGGCATTGTGACGATCCTGTTGAACTCGACAAGCTCAGCATCCGCGCCTGGTGTGTAGAAGGTGAGCTCAGGCGTTACGCCGGCTGCGCTCACTCCTGGGATCTTTCCCACATGCGTGTTTGAGATTATGCACATGAAGAGAGGCCGCGATGGCCTGAAGTCGAAATCCGGGTGTATCCATCTTGACATGAGTATACAGTCTGTTTGGGCATATATTAAATCAACGGTGGATTATTTAAATCAAATTTATTTGATCGCTGCTCAAGAGCAGCTTATCAAGAAGCGCCCATCTCGGGAACCATTTCCTCAGTATCCTATTCGGAGAGCTGGGTGCCTTCAGGAAGCTGTGGGTGCACACCCCGACCCGTCCATCTGATTTAACGGATGATTTGCGTTCTGCCTGAGACAGGCAGGTTTATAGGTGCATGCATAAGAGAATGGCATCGATGACAGAGCCCTTTGTCGAGACCGAGACGTGCAGAACAAAGTGCAGGTGGGTTGCTAAGGTATTTGGAGAATTCAACAGGCCCAGGACGACTGTGAGATCTCTCTTCTATTATGCTCTTCGCAGAGTTGAACCCGACTACCCGATATGCGGAGGGTTTGTGGGCGAGATACGGGTGACGAGGCAGTTTGATGAGAGCGATGCCAGCCGTCTGGTCAAGTGGGCCACGCTCGCATCTGAGCTGGGGTACATTCCACGGGATGCGCTTCTGAAAGAGGTACCAGGCATACATGTGCTCGCTCCCGATTACAGACCATCAGGAGCACATGCTGAGCTCTGGATAGATCGGTCTGCGCTCAACCCGCTGATCTGGCCGGTCTGCAACAGGTATGGAATAACCCTTGTATCGGTGAGCGGAGCACGGCTGGATGATGCCCTGCGGGATCCGCGCACTGGAGCAAGAGGGGGGGAGGCGCTTCTTCTCTGCATGGCAGATCTGAGCCCATCGGGTCTATCCTTCGTCCGCGCTCTGGAGGATGCTGTCTCCGGTTCAGGTATACGGTTGACACACATGGCCCTGACCCCAGAGCAGGTCGCGAGGCTGCACATCCCGATGGTCAGGGCTGATAAGAAAGCTGCCGACAAGCAGTACAGAGATCTTCTCAGGAGCGCCGGCCTCGATGGCAGGATGATGGCAGAGCTAGATGCGCTCGAGGCCTGCTACCCTGGAGGAATAGCTGGTTTTCTGGAGGGCCTGATCCGGGAGCATGTGATTAGCGCGCATATGTGATCCTCAGTTACACTGCGCCCTGTTACTCTCTATCACCACGAGGCTGGATCGAACTCGTTATCATCATCGTGCAGATTCGCGAATCCCGCCTCCACGATGATTCTGTTGAAGAGCCTTCTCAGATCCGGAGTCCCATCCGGGTTGGACAGGTATACGAGACACTCTGTTGTTCCACCGGGCTGGTAGCCTGTTACATTATCGATATCAAGAAAGACCTGCACGTTCAGAAGCCTCTCCATGGTGAACTCCTTTGAATGGACGCCATCTGCTGTGTAGACATCCGGCGCACGCACATCGGCGAGATGAACAAGGCCGAAACCATCCACCATGAACGTATCACCGCTCGATATGCTGCTCACCCTTCCGCTGGCCTCAAGAGGATGCGCAGCCGCCTGTGCGACCAGGAGCATCATGACGCATGGAATTAAGCATCTCATGAAAGGGGATTATCAGGATGACGATAAAAGCGTCTCGCATGAGATGTGATGCGCAGATCGGAGATGCTGGATCGGATCTCATGGTGCCCAGAGAACGTGGCTGGTGAAGCCACCTAAAAATGCATCAGAATTCGACTACAGCAGCGCCCCATGCAAATACACCATGTGACCAGCGAGAACGTCTGTATAATAAGACTGTCTCGAAGACGATCTCGAGAAGAGGCTTCAAGGTATGAAAGCGCGGCTCGGTCCCGGGTACTTCGCGAACACGACCCCACATTCTCCCGCGAAGCCCTTGCCTGAACCGATCAGCAGGCTGCAGACCCGAAAAACAGACAGGCATGAATACTATATTATAGTATCTATTATAATTATTTCTAATACTTATCTGAGATTCGTACTCATTTATCCACAAAAATTTACAAAAGATAACCTGCTCCAGGCTGGATCTCGAATCTGCGATTTCCTGCATGCGAGCTCTGAATGGGGATACACATAAGGAGGCAAAAGGTTATGGAATCTTCCCGCAGCGGATGCTTTACACAGCTAACGCATTTTTATCTGGCGTTCGCATCGTTTTCGTCCAAGCCGAATCATCAGCAGGAGGTCTTGCCAGACCAGGCGATGAGGTTCCGCTTTGCATGACTTATCGATCTGAATAGTTCTTCCAGAGCCTCATCATACAGAAGGTGGTTGTGATGAAGATCGCCATTATTGGTGCGGCCATGCTCCTGGGCATGTCCATGCTTCTGGTTTACATATGCCTGAGCTGCCTGTATTCCTGAAAGCCTGAGCAGCCTTATACCTTAACTGCACGGAGTGAGGCCAGCAGCTTCTGAAGGACATTGGATGGGATGTTTTGTTCGCCCTTTCCATCTGATAACTTGCTCGGAGAGATAGCGGTACTGCTATGCGCTCGCGTGGATTGAATGCGTGCTCTCAGCAACAGCCTTGCATGACCTCCGAGTTGATGGATGCACAAGAGCGGTTTTTGTTTTCCTGTGCTGTGTTGGATAAGTCATGAAAATCCGCAAGCAGAAGACGATTTTAGGAATACATGGAGAATAGACTGGAATCGATATCTTGAGACGTCATCACGGGAGGTTATCCAACACAGCATTTTCCTGCTGAATTCGTTCCCGGGGTATTCTGCGAGGCTGTTCGGTGATTCGAGAACGCGACATTCTTCATTGCGGCGTGGCCGAGGTTACACTTAATGCAGATATAATGCTATACAAAAAATTATTATACATCAAACTACAGAGATCATGATGTCGGACGCGAAGAGGTCTCCTGAATGAGGAAATCCGCTATTGTTCTTGTCATCATGGTGGTAATCATATGTCTTTACATCTGGGCACAAAGTAATGAAAAATTGAATACAGTTCTGCCTGTTGAGCGCCTTCTTGAGATCTCAAAGGGTGCTCTATCACATATCATGAGCCTGGCATGCGACCTTCTCTTAGAGCTCGCGAGAAGAGCAGGAGAGGCAATATCAGCGATCTCTCTGGATATCTTCAAAATTTTGGCCAAAATTGCATCAGACCTAGACACAAGGTTCCAATCCGTGCTTCACAGACCCATAATTTGATGATGGTATCATGTGGTCGGAGTGGCGATCTCTGGTATCCCCAGGCAATCGACTTCGTATCTTTCTGCGGTCTTGGCCGGTCCGTCAAACCCCAGGGATGAGGATTATAAAGAAGGGGGATAGATCCGCCCGTCCGGGAGTAGCAGTAACAGCGGTGACGAGCGGTTAAGCTAGTAGTAGCTGTACAGATATGAAGCCGTTAGCCATGCAGTGCGAAAGTATTCGGTGGCACCCTGAAATCAAATGCAGAGGGGCCTGAGATTCCATCGCCGTCGAGTACAGCCCCTTTGCGCATCGAGCCGCCACACCCTGGCGAAGTGCTGAGGAAACAGCCACCTCTGCTGATGAAATCCACTCAGCCGCTGCCAAACATCTCCATTATCTTCAGGTACTCCTTAAGCGTCTCCGGCGGCATGTGCGGTTTTATGTTCTGGTACGCCCTCTCAAAGTGATCCCTTTTCACCTGGATCTGCTCCAGCAGCAGTGACTCGCGCTTGATGCCGGGCTGGATCTTCTCCCGCAGGGCGAGCATGCCTGCCTCCCTGCAGATCATCTCTATGTCCGCGCCGGTGTATCCCTCTGTTCTGGCAGCGAGATCATCGATATCAACATCATCTGCCACCGGCATCCTTCTCATGTATATCTCGAATATCTTCTTTCGCGCAGCCAGATCCGGCATCGGTATGTATATCATCCTGTCGAACCTGCCGGGCCGCAGGAGCGACGGGTCTATCAGATCCGGCCTGTTTGTGGCCGCGAGGACGACGACGTCCTTCAGCTCGACGAGACCATCGAGCTCTGTTAGCAGCTGGCTCACGACCCTTTCCGTGACGTGAGAGTCCCTGCCAGAATCCCTCGCGGGAACTATCGAATCTATCTCATCGAAGAATATCAGCGCAGGTGCTGCCTGCTTTGCCTTCCTGAACACCTCACGGACAGCACGCTCCGACTCGCCCACCCACTTGCTCATGAGCTCCGGCCCCTTTATGCTTATGAAGTTGAGCTGGGACTCAGTTGCGACCGCCCTGGCGATCATGGTCTTTCCTGTGCCCGGAGGGCCGTAGAGGAGAACCCCTCTGGGAGGTCTTATGCCAACAGCCTCGAAGGCCTCAGGGTACATTATCGGCCACTCCACAGCCTCCCTCAGTGCCTGCTTCGCCTCCTCCAGGCCGCCAATGTCAGACCAGTGAACCTCGGGGATCTCCACAAGAACCTCGCGCATCGCGCTCGGCTCGATCTTCTTCATTGCAGCGAGGAAATCATCGCGGCTCACCTTAAGCTGATCCAGGATCTCGGGCGGGATCTCCTCCTCGACATCAATATCTGGAAGTATCCGGCTTATTGTGTGCATCGCAGCCTCCTTGCAGAGGGATGCGAGGTCTGCACCAACAAATCCATGCGTCATCTCAGCGATCTCGCTCAGATCCAGGGACTCCTCGAGAGGCATTCCTCTCGTGTGCACGTAGAGGATCTCCAGCCTGCCGCTTTTATTGGGTATCCCTATCTCGACCTCTCTGTCGAACCTGCCGCCGCGCCGCAGAGCAGGGTCGAGGGCGTTCGGACGGTTTGTCGCAGCGATCACTATCACCTCCCCCCTGGATGTGAGACCATCCATGAGCGAGAGGAGCTGTGCAACAACCCTCCTCTCGAGATCTCCCACGACCTCCTCCCTCTTAGGGGCTATCGAGTCTATCTCGTCGATGAAGATTATCGATGGCGCGCTCTTCTGCGCATCCTCGAAGATCTGCCTTAGCCGCTGCTCGCTCTCTCCGTAGTACCTGGACATTATCTCCGGCCCGGATATGGCTGTGAAGGTCGCGTCGGTCTCGCTTGCCACCGCCCTGGCGATGAGAGTCTTGCCGGTGCCTGGAGGCCCGTGAAGCAACACTCCTTTTGGAGGCGTTATGCCGAGCTTCTGGAATACCTCCGGATGTCTGAGGGGCAGCTCAACCATCTCACGTATCGCTCTTATCTCCCTGCTCAGGCCGCCGATATCCTCGTAGGTTACATCCCTGAACTGGAACCCCTCGATCTGCTCGCTTGTTATGTTTATGACCGTGTCTCTTGTTATGACGACAGGACCTGCAGGGGTTGTGCTCACAACCACCATTATCAGGGAGTTTGTGATCATCTCTATCCTTATCTGCTCCCCCTTTGTGACCGGTCGTCCCTCCAGGATCCTCAGGAGATACTGCGGTCCGCCTATCAGCCTTATGCTTCTGGTCGGAGCTAGCAGCACCCTTCTTGCAGGTTTCACCTCAGTGCGTCTTACGGAGACCCTGTCGTCTATTCCCACCCCGAGATTTGATCTCAGGTTTCCGTCGATTCTTATTATGTCAGGTGCATCGCCTGGGTTTCCGGGCCATGCCAGTGCGCATACCTTGTTCCTGCCCTGTATCTCAACAACGTCGCCGTTCTTCAGGCCCAGCCTGTTGATGATATCCAGGCTGATTCTGGCTATGCTCTTACCCGCATCCCTGTGGTATGCTTCTGCCACTCTGAGAACTATCTGATCATTCATCGGCGATCTTCCTCACGGATTCAAATGCTCCAGGAGCCATTCTCGAAGCGCACCAGCCCTCTCGACTCAAGCCTTGCGAGCGACTCTCTCACGAGCGGTGCTGGCATCTTTAGCCGTTCGGCGAGCTTCTCCTCTGTGGAGCTGCCTGACAGGAGAGAGAAGAGCAGCTCCGCCTCGATCTCATCGGTCGCACACTCCTCTATCGCTCTCATCGCCCTCTGGCGCAGCTCCAGCTCCCTGTTTGCCACATCTGCCATCATCATTCTGAGCCTGTCCATCTCGGCCGCGAGCGCCGAGAGCTCCTTGTGTATCGCTCTGAGATCGCGGCAGTCCGACTCCCTCTCCACTGATGGACCGGAGAGCGCATACGCTCTAACCCCATATGAGTGCGACGCCAGCGCAACCTCCAGAACGAGATTTCTCGCCAGCCGGAAATACTTGCGCCTCCTATCATCCCTGTAGCACTCGATCAGCCCGGCTGCCTCCAGAACACCAAGATGATCTATCACAGCCTTCGGTCCGACATCGAGCCTCTTGGCTATCTCGTTGAAGTAGAATGGCCGGAACGAGAGGAGCTGAAGTATGCGCCTCCTGTTCTCATTCCCCAGAACATCAAGCAGCTCGACCGGATCCAAGCCGAACACCCTACCGCGAAATCATAACTGATGGTTAGTAACAAAAAGTTAGATATAAGTGTTTTGGTTGACCGGTATCACGGAGATCGATTGCATATAGCACTGCAGGATTATGACATCGAGGGCTGCGGTCCATTTCGAGCCATGTTATTACCAACATGCCACTCGCTGATCCCGGTCCACAATCGGTATTACATCAGAGGCTCGTCTGGTCGAATCGTCGGAGAGGAGAACCTGATGGATCCAGCCATCTGCTGTTTACTTCGCCTCATTCTGAAAGGTTATCGATCCGCTGAATCACAGGAAGGAGCCACATCAGAGAAACTCCTGTGTGCTCCTGAGTGTGGAGTCCTGAGCCAAAGGCTTATTTATGGACGCATCCGATTCTGTGGCCGGCAGTGACAATTCTCTGGAATCGGCAGATGTGGTTTGGAGATGCTTATAATAGGTATAGATGACACGGACTCCGAGAGGGGCTTCTGCACGACATATCTCGCCGCGGTTCTCATAGAAAGGCTCAGGGCGAGCGGGCATCATGTTTGCACACCAAAGCTTGTGCGCCTCAATCCGTGTGCGAGATACAAGACCAGGGGAAATGCAGCCATCGCCATACCCGTGGAGGCAGAGGACCCTGAGAGGATCGGGCAGATCGCCCTGGACACTCTCCTGGAGCTCTCGGATCTCTCTGGAACAAACACGAACCCTGGGCTCGTGATTGCAGAGAGGGTCACTGAAGAGATGAGGCGTTTCTACAGAAGGGCGGTCACGGAGATCCTGGAGATCGAGGAGGCGAAGGGGATACTTACATCCGAGGGCATATGGCATCGCGGCTTCAAGAATCAGAGGGGTCTCATAGGCGCGCTCGCAGCCGTCGGATCCGAGTTCGATGACTCCACATACGAGCTAATAGCCTACAGGCGTAGAGAGCTCTGGGGGACGCCGAGAATCCTCGATGAGGGTTCGATATGGGAGGCGGATAGAGCGACGTATCCTGCAACCTGGGATACTGTGGACTACTCGAACAGGCGCATAGTCTTCTCCCCTCACTCGCCCGATCCGGTGCTCTTCGGGATTCGCGGTGACGATCCCGATGCGATAAGAAGAGCTTTCAGCATGATAAGATCCGAGGCGCCTGAGAGGTCTGTGATGTACGTCACAAACCAGGGGACGGATGCGCACATCATAGATATGAGGGGCCGCGATGCATGTCTCCGTGATGACAGGAGCTACAGGCTGCGCGGCAGTGTTGCCGGGGAGCCGCGAGCGATCGAGGGCGGGCACGTCTTCTTCCCCCTTGATCTGGGTGAGCGGAAAATTGAGTGCGCCGCGTTCGAGCCGACGAAATGCTTCAGAAAGATCGTCAGATCGCTGATTCCTGGAGATCTGATAGAGGTCTACGGCTCCATGAAGTCCGGCACGCTTAACCTGGAGAAGATCGATATAATCTCTCTGGAGAAGCAAAGGAGATCGAGGCCGCCACTTTGCGCATGCGGCAGGCGCATGGAGTCTGCCGGAGCCGGCCAGGGATACAGGTGCAGGAGGTGCAGGACGAGATCCATGGAGCCTGAGGTCGTGGATCTCCCAAGGGATATCGAGGAGGGTCTCTACGAGGTCCCGCCGTCTGCAAGAAGACATCTCGCCAAGCCGCTCGTGAGGATGCGCGACCCGAGAGCTCATCCGAGCAGGTAATCACTCCTCAGCGCGACTTTCTTTGTCTTCATAGAAACTCCTGGGCGCGGTCG
This region includes:
- a CDS encoding helix-turn-helix domain-containing protein; protein product: MRSAYKFRLYPTEDQIKKLEDTLETCRQLYNDALAAKKEAWEDDRYNLTYYEMAHQLSANRKKNQAL
- a CDS encoding Mrp/NBP35 family ATP-binding protein; the encoded protein is MQDKCDKACDRCDARGSCTDEVKRMMRIRRKMLVGSGKGGVGKSTVAAYLAIWLAKRGYTVGLLDADITGPNIPKLLGIEEDHLTVGPDGIHPATVGSIKVVSMALILPTSGTSVVWRGPMKMAAIKQFISDVCWGDLDYLIVDLPPGTSDEPISLVQLIPDLDGVVVVTTPQEVAILDTQKSVDMFRKMNVRIIGMVENMSGLVCPHCGGRIDAFGSGNGELSARDMGVEFLGSVPVDPELSMLYRYLDGTEMRSPGFRSMDSIASKIARALDRE
- the cobT gene encoding nicotinate mononucleotide-dependent phosphoribosyltransferase CobT; amino-acid sequence: MSRWIHPDFDFRPSRPLFMCIISNTHVGKIPGVSAAGVTPELTFYTPGADAELVEFNRIVTMPGLPETPGGCPTPGIITRAALSMTGVPALFVASGLDKKPAVPYVELGGAAGGDIRYAPGVPEAPLIMERAALLGRKVSALSDCIFIGESIAGGTTTALAVLRAIGYDGSVSSSFDANPIELKMQIVREALRRCGAEPGGFRDDIMRAIVEFGDPMIPCALGLLRGIGSSTRVVLSGGTQLAAVLLLARRLGIEGDFSIATTKYVADDPSASFRDIVEDSGWPYYVVDPGLERSRIPVIQAFTRGFVKEGVGAGGAALLAGILGVTQERLVEETDRVLMTVELPGCASKA
- a CDS encoding CDC48 family AAA ATPase, whose amino-acid sequence is MNDQIVLRVAEAYHRDAGKSIARISLDIINRLGLKNGDVVEIQGRNKVCALAWPGNPGDAPDIIRIDGNLRSNLGVGIDDRVSVRRTEVKPARRVLLAPTRSIRLIGGPQYLLRILEGRPVTKGEQIRIEMITNSLIMVVVSTTPAGPVVITRDTVINITSEQIEGFQFRDVTYEDIGGLSREIRAIREMVELPLRHPEVFQKLGITPPKGVLLHGPPGTGKTLIARAVASETDATFTAISGPEIMSRYYGESEQRLRQIFEDAQKSAPSIIFIDEIDSIAPKREEVVGDLERRVVAQLLSLMDGLTSRGEVIVIAATNRPNALDPALRRGGRFDREVEIGIPNKSGRLEILYVHTRGMPLEESLDLSEIAEMTHGFVGADLASLCKEAAMHTISRILPDIDVEEEIPPEILDQLKVSRDDFLAAMKKIEPSAMREVLVEIPEVHWSDIGGLEEAKQALREAVEWPIMYPEAFEAVGIRPPRGVLLYGPPGTGKTMIARAVATESQLNFISIKGPELMSKWVGESERAVREVFRKAKQAAPALIFFDEIDSIVPARDSGRDSHVTERVVSQLLTELDGLVELKDVVVLAATNRPDLIDPSLLRPGRFDRMIYIPMPDLAARKKIFEIYMRRMPVADDVDIDDLAARTEGYTGADIEMICREAGMLALREKIQPGIKRESLLLEQIQVKRDHFERAYQNIKPHMPPETLKEYLKIMEMFGSG
- a CDS encoding ArsR family transcriptional regulator — its product is MDPVELLDVLGNENRRRILQLLSFRPFYFNEIAKRLDVGPKAVIDHLGVLEAAGLIECYRDDRRRKYFRLARNLVLEVALASHSYGVRAYALSGPSVERESDCRDLRAIHKELSALAAEMDRLRMMMADVANRELELRQRAMRAIEECATDEIEAELLFSLLSGSSTEEKLAERLKMPAPLVRESLARLESRGLVRFENGSWSI
- a CDS encoding tRNA(Ile)(2)-agmatinylcytidine synthase, which produces MLIIGIDDTDSERGFCTTYLAAVLIERLRASGHHVCTPKLVRLNPCARYKTRGNAAIAIPVEAEDPERIGQIALDTLLELSDLSGTNTNPGLVIAERVTEEMRRFYRRAVTEILEIEEAKGILTSEGIWHRGFKNQRGLIGALAAVGSEFDDSTYELIAYRRRELWGTPRILDEGSIWEADRATYPATWDTVDYSNRRIVFSPHSPDPVLFGIRGDDPDAIRRAFSMIRSEAPERSVMYVTNQGTDAHIIDMRGRDACLRDDRSYRLRGSVAGEPRAIEGGHVFFPLDLGERKIECAAFEPTKCFRKIVRSLIPGDLIEVYGSMKSGTLNLEKIDIISLEKQRRSRPPLCACGRRMESAGAGQGYRCRRCRTRSMEPEVVDLPRDIEEGLYEVPPSARRHLAKPLVRMRDPRAHPSR